A portion of the Cyanobium sp. PCC 7001 genome contains these proteins:
- a CDS encoding S1 RNA-binding domain-containing protein — translation MAGSGNQPPAPSTRPNPPGTPRPPAGPPQRKPPQVLMIKKDEPEAPPAAAESETSAAAPDAPRPPAAPRSQQPRSDAELFDMGAMEGLTMADLLGPDGGQGVRKRPASPPSQGVSRSVDDFDFDEQAFLAALDEQDFVGSTGGVVTGEVIGLESDGVYVDIGGKAPGFMPKKEAGLGVITNLKERFPKGTQVEVLVTREQNADGMVTVSARALALRQSWEKVRVLEKEGKVVQVKVNGFNRGGVTCDLEGLRGFIPRSQLQEGENHEALVGKTLGVTFLEVNPETRKLVLSEKRAATAARFAELEVGQLVEGVVASIKPYGFFVDLGGISGLLHHSCVTGAELRDLREAFSQGERLSALITDLDPGRGRIALNTALLEGQPGELLVEKERVMAEAADRANRARSVLRQQEQNAG, via the coding sequence ATGGCCGGATCCGGCAATCAACCGCCAGCCCCGTCCACCCGGCCCAACCCGCCAGGAACGCCGCGTCCTCCGGCCGGCCCGCCCCAGCGCAAGCCACCCCAGGTGCTGATGATCAAGAAGGACGAGCCGGAGGCCCCCCCTGCTGCGGCGGAGTCCGAGACCTCCGCCGCAGCACCGGACGCTCCCAGGCCTCCTGCCGCCCCCAGGTCCCAGCAGCCCCGCAGCGACGCCGAGCTCTTCGACATGGGGGCCATGGAGGGCCTCACCATGGCTGATCTGCTCGGGCCCGATGGCGGCCAGGGGGTTCGCAAGCGTCCTGCTTCCCCCCCCAGCCAGGGGGTGAGCCGCAGCGTGGACGATTTCGATTTCGATGAGCAGGCCTTCCTGGCCGCCCTCGATGAACAGGATTTTGTGGGCAGCACCGGGGGGGTGGTCACCGGCGAGGTGATCGGCCTGGAGAGCGACGGGGTGTACGTGGACATCGGCGGCAAGGCCCCGGGCTTCATGCCCAAGAAGGAAGCCGGCCTCGGCGTGATCACCAACCTCAAGGAGCGCTTCCCCAAGGGCACCCAGGTGGAGGTGCTGGTCACCCGGGAGCAGAACGCCGACGGCATGGTGACCGTGAGTGCCCGGGCCCTCGCCCTGCGCCAGAGCTGGGAGAAGGTGCGTGTCCTCGAGAAGGAGGGGAAGGTGGTGCAGGTGAAGGTGAACGGCTTCAACCGGGGCGGCGTCACCTGCGACCTGGAGGGCCTGCGGGGCTTCATCCCCCGCTCCCAGCTGCAGGAGGGTGAGAACCATGAGGCCCTGGTGGGCAAGACCCTCGGCGTCACCTTTCTGGAGGTGAACCCCGAGACCCGCAAGCTCGTGCTCTCCGAGAAACGCGCCGCCACGGCAGCCCGTTTTGCGGAACTGGAGGTGGGGCAGCTGGTGGAGGGCGTGGTGGCCTCGATCAAGCCCTACGGCTTTTTCGTGGATCTCGGCGGCATCAGTGGCCTGCTCCACCACAGCTGCGTCACCGGCGCCGAGCTGCGGGATCTGCGGGAGGCCTTCAGCCAGGGGGAACGCCTGTCTGCCCTGATCACCGATCTCGACCCCGGCCGGGGCCGCATCGCCCTCAACACGGCCCTGCTCGAAGGCCAGCCCGGTGAACTGCTGGTGGAGAAGGAGCGGGTGATGGCCGAGGCCGCCGACCGGGCCAACCGGGCCCGGTCGGTGCTGCGGCAGCAGGAGCAGAACGCCGGATGA
- a CDS encoding creatininase family protein produces MPPQPLSRPFPGPHRDLMALPWPQVQAAAEQPGSTVIWPWGALEQHGPQLPLGTDALFADRVVNAVLERLPQERPIWRLPLQSLGFSPEHQGFCGTLSLSAAQVIDLVMAVGSQLAGAGFSRLLLLNAHGGQIGLLQAAARQLRASAPQMAVLPCFLWSGPEGVADLLPASERAHGLHAALAETSLMLHLAAEMVLPERPCDGLAGPAPPEGWSLEGAAPCAWLSSDLSRSGVIGDSTAASAELGARLFERLVDGWVRRCDSLLTSTWPPTGLSTQQRLRQHRFTQHRSDTASEA; encoded by the coding sequence ATGCCGCCCCAGCCCTTGAGCCGGCCCTTTCCCGGGCCCCACCGGGACCTGATGGCCCTGCCCTGGCCCCAGGTGCAGGCCGCCGCCGAACAGCCCGGCAGCACCGTGATCTGGCCCTGGGGTGCCCTGGAGCAGCACGGCCCCCAGCTGCCGCTGGGCACCGATGCCCTCTTCGCCGACCGGGTCGTGAACGCGGTGCTGGAGCGCCTGCCGCAGGAGCGGCCCATCTGGCGGCTGCCGTTGCAGAGCCTCGGCTTCTCGCCGGAGCACCAGGGGTTCTGCGGCACCCTCAGCCTCAGCGCCGCTCAGGTGATCGACCTGGTGATGGCGGTGGGAAGCCAGCTGGCCGGGGCGGGCTTCAGCCGGCTGCTGCTGCTCAATGCCCACGGCGGGCAGATCGGCCTGCTCCAGGCCGCCGCCCGCCAGCTGCGGGCCTCGGCTCCCCAGATGGCGGTGCTGCCCTGCTTTCTGTGGAGCGGGCCCGAAGGCGTAGCGGACCTGCTGCCGGCATCCGAACGGGCGCACGGTCTTCATGCCGCCCTGGCGGAGACGAGCCTGATGCTGCACCTGGCTGCGGAGATGGTGCTGCCGGAGCGGCCATGCGACGGACTGGCCGGGCCAGCCCCACCTGAGGGCTGGAGCCTGGAGGGCGCCGCCCCCTGTGCCTGGCTCAGCTCCGACCTCAGCCGCAGCGGCGTGATCGGCGACAGCACGGCGGCGAGCGCCGAGCTGGGGGCCAGGTTGTTCGAGCGGCTGGTGGACGGCTGGGTGCGGCGCTGCGACAGCCTGCTGACCAGCACCTGGCCGCCCACCGGCCTCTCCACGCAGCAGCGCTTGAGGCAGCACCGGTTCACGCAGCACCGTTCTGACACCGCATCCGAGGCCTGA
- a CDS encoding aldehyde oxygenase (deformylating), with product MASVAHPAVAVQPATKPADTAAERGDGLPDFSSDTYKDAYSRINAIVIEGEQEAHDNYIALGTLIPDQADELAKLARMELKHMKGFTACANNLGVTADMPFAKEFFAPLHGNFQRALAEGKVTTCLLIQAILIEAFAISAYHIYIPVADPFARRITEGVVKDEYTHLNYGQEWLKANLADVREELEQANRENLPLVRKMLEQVAGDAAVLQMDKEDLMADFLSSYQEALMDIGFTGREIAKLAAAALVG from the coding sequence ATGGCGTCTGTTGCTCACCCTGCTGTCGCCGTACAGCCCGCCACCAAGCCCGCCGACACCGCAGCAGAGCGGGGCGATGGACTGCCCGACTTCTCCAGCGACACCTACAAGGACGCCTACAGCCGCATCAACGCGATCGTGATCGAGGGCGAGCAGGAAGCCCACGACAACTACATCGCCCTCGGCACCCTGATTCCCGACCAGGCCGACGAGCTGGCGAAGCTGGCCCGCATGGAGCTGAAGCACATGAAGGGGTTCACGGCCTGCGCCAACAATCTCGGGGTGACGGCGGACATGCCGTTCGCCAAGGAGTTCTTCGCCCCGCTGCACGGCAACTTCCAGAGGGCCCTGGCCGAAGGCAAGGTGACCACCTGCCTGCTGATCCAGGCCATCCTGATCGAGGCCTTCGCCATCTCGGCGTACCACATCTATATCCCCGTGGCCGACCCCTTCGCCCGGCGGATCACCGAGGGCGTGGTGAAGGACGAATACACCCACCTCAACTACGGCCAGGAGTGGCTGAAGGCCAATCTGGCCGACGTGCGCGAGGAGCTCGAGCAGGCCAACCGGGAGAACCTGCCGCTGGTGCGCAAGATGCTCGAGCAGGTGGCCGGCGACGCCGCCGTTCTGCAGATGGACAAGGAGGATCTGATGGCCGATTTCCTCAGCTCCTACCAGGAGGCCCTGATGGACATCGGCTTCACGGGCCGTGAAATCGCCAAGCTGGCGGCGGCGGCTCTGGTGGGCTGA
- a CDS encoding long-chain acyl-[acyl-carrier-protein] reductase has protein sequence MFGLIGHSTSFEEARAKARSLGFDEYADGDLDMWCAAPPQLVEKVTVTSRTGKTIEGAYIDSVFVPEMLRRFKTAKRKVLKAMELAQRSGIDITALGGFTSIIFEDMNLLREERVSAVQLNWERFTTGNTHTAWVICQQVERNASSLGIDLASAKVAVVGASGDIGSAVCRWLQRRGVGELLLVARRPQPLVDLQESLGEGRILDLEAALPEADVVVWVASLPQSLQIDTASLKRPCLMIDGGYPKNLDAKAAAEGVHVLKGGIVEFWQDIGWQMMEVAEMAVPQRQMFACFAEAMLLDFEDLHTNFSWGRNNITLAAMDRIGEASLRHGFEALGLQHAGAVSPALAAA, from the coding sequence ATGTTCGGCCTGATCGGTCACTCGACCAGTTTTGAGGAGGCCCGGGCCAAGGCCCGGTCCCTCGGCTTCGACGAGTACGCCGACGGTGACCTCGACATGTGGTGCGCTGCCCCTCCCCAGTTGGTGGAGAAGGTGACGGTCACCAGCCGCACCGGCAAGACCATAGAGGGGGCCTACATCGATTCGGTGTTCGTGCCGGAGATGTTGCGCCGTTTCAAGACGGCCAAGCGCAAGGTGCTCAAGGCCATGGAGCTGGCCCAGCGCTCGGGCATCGACATCACCGCCCTGGGCGGTTTCACCTCGATCATCTTCGAGGACATGAACCTGCTGCGGGAGGAGCGGGTGAGCGCCGTGCAGCTGAACTGGGAGCGGTTCACCACCGGCAACACCCACACCGCCTGGGTGATCTGCCAGCAGGTCGAGCGCAACGCCTCTTCGCTGGGCATCGACCTGGCCAGCGCCAAGGTGGCTGTGGTGGGTGCCTCCGGCGACATCGGCAGCGCGGTCTGCCGCTGGCTGCAGCGCCGCGGGGTCGGTGAGCTGCTGCTCGTGGCGCGGCGGCCTCAACCCCTGGTGGACCTGCAGGAGAGCCTGGGGGAGGGCAGGATCCTGGACCTGGAGGCGGCTCTCCCCGAAGCCGATGTGGTGGTGTGGGTGGCCAGCCTGCCCCAGAGCCTTCAGATCGACACGGCCAGCCTCAAAAGGCCCTGCCTGATGATTGATGGCGGCTATCCGAAGAACCTGGACGCCAAGGCAGCCGCCGAGGGGGTCCACGTGCTCAAGGGCGGCATCGTGGAGTTCTGGCAGGACATCGGCTGGCAGATGATGGAAGTGGCCGAGATGGCCGTGCCCCAGCGTCAGATGTTCGCCTGCTTCGCCGAGGCCATGCTGCTGGATTTCGAAGACCTGCACACCAACTTCAGCTGGGGCCGCAACAACATCACCCTCGCGGCGATGGACCGGATCGGCGAGGCTTCCCTGCGCCATGGCTTTGAGGCCCTGGGTCTGCAGCATGCCGGCGCCGTCTCCCCAGCCCTTGCCGCTGCCTGA
- a CDS encoding acetyl-CoA carboxylase carboxyltransferase subunit alpha: MARRALLEFEKPLVELEDQIEQIRQLARDSEVDVSQQLLQLETLATRRRKEIFDNLSAAQKIQVARHPQRPSTLDYIQLITDSFIELHGDRRGSDDQALVGGVGRLNGISMMLLGHQKGRDTKENVARNFGMASPGGYRKAMRLMDHADRFRLPILSFIDTPGAYAGVLAEEQGQGEAIAVNLREMFRLRVPIIATVIGEGGSGGALGIGVADRLLMFEHSVYTVASPEACASILWRDATKAPVAAEALKITGPDLLQLGIVDQVLPEPSGGNHWAPLQAAETLKGALHHHLTTLGALNESELQAQRYAKFRQLGKVLEPGTPEPSLSS; this comes from the coding sequence ATGGCCCGCCGCGCTCTCCTGGAGTTCGAGAAACCTCTGGTCGAGCTGGAGGACCAGATCGAACAGATCCGCCAGCTGGCCCGCGATTCCGAGGTGGACGTGAGCCAGCAGCTGCTGCAGCTGGAAACCCTGGCCACCCGCCGCCGCAAGGAGATCTTCGACAACCTCAGCGCCGCCCAGAAGATCCAGGTGGCCCGCCACCCCCAGAGGCCCAGCACGCTGGATTACATCCAGCTGATCACCGACAGCTTCATCGAACTGCACGGCGACCGCCGCGGCTCCGACGACCAGGCCCTGGTGGGTGGCGTGGGCCGGCTGAACGGCATCAGCATGATGCTGTTGGGTCACCAGAAGGGGCGTGACACCAAGGAGAACGTGGCCCGGAACTTCGGGATGGCCTCGCCCGGGGGCTACCGCAAGGCGATGCGGCTGATGGACCACGCCGATCGCTTCCGGCTGCCGATTCTCTCCTTCATCGACACGCCCGGGGCCTATGCCGGTGTTCTGGCCGAGGAGCAGGGCCAGGGCGAGGCCATCGCGGTCAATCTGCGGGAGATGTTCCGGCTGCGGGTGCCGATCATCGCCACGGTGATCGGGGAAGGGGGGTCCGGCGGCGCCCTCGGGATCGGCGTGGCCGACAGGCTGCTGATGTTCGAGCACAGCGTGTACACCGTGGCCTCCCCCGAGGCCTGCGCCTCCATCCTGTGGCGGGATGCCACCAAGGCGCCGGTGGCGGCCGAGGCGCTCAAGATCACCGGCCCGGATCTGCTGCAGCTGGGCATCGTGGACCAGGTGCTGCCGGAGCCCTCGGGTGGCAACCACTGGGCGCCGCTCCAGGCCGCCGAAACCCTCAAAGGTGCCTTGCACCACCATTTGACCACCCTGGGGGCGCTGAACGAATCGGAGCTCCAGGCGCAGCGCTATGCGAAATTCCGGCAGCTCGGCAAGGTGCTGGAGCCCGGCACCCCAGAACCTTCGTTGAGCTCTTAA
- a CDS encoding SDR family oxidoreductase has translation MATALITGASRGIGAAAAHRLAAAGFDLLLVARSADALTSLAHGLNAHGGRVECTALDLAQAHGLEEGITELCSRGLEPDVVINNAGMAYTGELKTMPLEQWQRLIQLNLTAVFQVCRCLIPGLRARGGGHIINVSSHAAHQAFPDWGAYCVSKAGLVSLSRCLAAEERSHGIRVSTLTLGAVNTPLWDSETVHSSFDRHAMLDPERAADALLYLAQQPATQVVEDLTLMPAAGAL, from the coding sequence TTGGCCACCGCTCTGATCACCGGCGCCTCCCGAGGAATCGGGGCGGCAGCGGCCCACCGCCTCGCCGCGGCGGGTTTCGATCTGCTCCTCGTCGCCCGGTCCGCCGATGCCCTCACCAGCCTGGCCCATGGGCTGAACGCCCATGGCGGTCGCGTGGAGTGCACGGCCCTCGACCTGGCCCAGGCCCATGGCCTGGAGGAGGGGATCACCGAACTCTGCTCGCGCGGCCTCGAGCCCGATGTGGTGATCAACAACGCGGGGATGGCCTACACCGGTGAACTGAAGACAATGCCGCTCGAGCAGTGGCAACGACTGATCCAGCTCAACCTCACCGCGGTGTTCCAGGTGTGCCGCTGCCTCATTCCGGGGCTTCGGGCCCGGGGCGGCGGCCACATCATCAACGTGAGCAGCCATGCGGCCCACCAGGCCTTTCCGGACTGGGGGGCCTACTGCGTGAGCAAAGCGGGGCTGGTCTCGCTCAGCCGTTGTCTGGCCGCTGAAGAGCGGAGCCATGGCATTCGCGTCAGCACACTCACCCTGGGTGCGGTGAATACACCACTCTGGGACAGCGAAACCGTCCACAGTTCCTTTGATCGGCATGCCATGCTTGACCCTGAGCGGGCCGCCGACGCCCTGCTGTACCTGGCCCAACAGCCCGCCACCCAGGTGGTGGAAGATCTGACCCTCATGCCGGCCGCCGGCGCGCTCTGA
- the folE gene encoding GTP cyclohydrolase I has protein sequence MTSTLPSSFSAKGSAPAATPLPVSLRIRDRLEKAGVSFFANDNIADHLLDGELDQLEIEVAGKVRELLRSLVIDIDNDHNTEETAERVARMYLHEVFKGRYHEQPKIASFPNVKKLDEIYTVGPISVRSACSHHLVPILGNCWIGIKPGDQVIGLSKFSRVADWVFSRPHIQEEAVMILADEIERLCKPQGLAILVKAQHYCMKWRGVKEPQTSMVNSIVRGDFRHDPSLKAEFFELVKQQEALLST, from the coding sequence ATGACTTCAACCCTGCCCTCCAGTTTCAGTGCCAAGGGTTCGGCACCTGCCGCCACGCCACTGCCCGTATCCCTGAGGATTCGTGATCGCCTGGAGAAGGCGGGTGTGTCCTTTTTCGCCAACGACAACATCGCCGATCACCTCCTCGATGGAGAGCTCGACCAGCTCGAGATCGAGGTGGCCGGCAAGGTGCGCGAGCTGCTGCGCAGCCTGGTGATCGACATCGACAACGATCACAACACCGAAGAGACCGCCGAACGGGTGGCTCGGATGTACCTCCACGAGGTGTTCAAGGGTCGCTATCACGAGCAGCCGAAGATCGCCAGCTTCCCCAACGTGAAGAAGCTCGACGAGATCTATACCGTGGGTCCCATCTCGGTGCGCTCCGCCTGCTCCCACCACCTGGTACCCATCCTCGGCAATTGCTGGATCGGCATCAAGCCCGGCGACCAGGTGATCGGCCTTTCCAAGTTCTCCCGCGTTGCCGACTGGGTGTTCTCAAGGCCCCACATCCAGGAGGAGGCCGTAATGATCCTCGCCGATGAAATCGAGCGTCTCTGCAAGCCTCAGGGACTGGCTATTCTTGTCAAAGCGCAGCACTACTGCATGAAGTGGCGGGGCGTGAAAGAACCCCAGACCAGCATGGTGAACTCCATCGTGCGGGGTGATTTCCGCCATGACCCCAGCCTCAAGGCCGAGTTCTTCGAGCTGGTGAAGCAGCAGGAAGCCCTGCTCTCCACCTGA
- a CDS encoding phosphoribosylanthranilate isomerase encodes MGSPSSVPGPFCPRIKICGLRDPAQAAAVARLGVDAIGVIGVQGSPRFVSPAQRAAIFAAVEAAAPACDGVLVVADPSDAQLEELHPQRGHRILQLHGQESPARCSTLRRALGCRIWKALRIRSRADLEQAEAYRSHVDALLLDAFVADQLGGTGHRIPLDWLVGWRSPLPWWLAGGINPERVRGVLEQLAPTGVDASSGVERGPADKDLTRVAALVAAVRTSV; translated from the coding sequence ATGGGGTCGCCCTCCTCCGTGCCCGGCCCCTTCTGCCCCCGGATCAAGATCTGCGGGCTGCGGGATCCGGCCCAGGCGGCCGCCGTGGCGCGGCTGGGGGTGGACGCGATCGGGGTGATCGGGGTGCAGGGTTCGCCGCGGTTTGTGTCGCCCGCCCAGCGTGCCGCCATCTTCGCCGCGGTGGAGGCGGCCGCACCCGCCTGCGACGGCGTGCTGGTGGTGGCCGATCCCAGCGACGCCCAGCTCGAGGAGCTCCATCCGCAGCGCGGCCACCGCATCCTGCAGCTGCACGGCCAGGAATCACCCGCGCGGTGCAGCACCCTGCGCCGGGCCCTCGGCTGCCGCATCTGGAAGGCCCTGCGCATCCGCTCCAGGGCGGATCTGGAGCAGGCCGAGGCCTACCGCAGCCACGTGGATGCCCTGCTGCTGGATGCCTTCGTGGCGGACCAGCTGGGGGGCACGGGCCATCGGATTCCCCTGGACTGGCTTGTGGGCTGGCGATCGCCCCTGCCCTGGTGGCTGGCCGGCGGCATCAACCCCGAGCGGGTCAGGGGCGTTCTCGAGCAGCTCGCTCCCACGGGAGTGGATGCCTCCAGCGGCGTGGAGCGCGGGCCGGCCGACAAGGACCTCACGCGGGTGGCCGCCCTGGTGGCCGCTGTGCGAACCAGCGTTTGA
- a CDS encoding site-2 protease family protein, translated as MGEGWQLMKIRGIPLRIHPSWFVILLVATAAFQQHYSSALKGGAIGEAGIWALGLGTAVLLFVSVLLHELGHSLVAISQGVKVRSITLFLLGGVASVERECSTAIGALLVAAAGPAVSLGLGISLLASTHAASHLAPWLGAMVAELGTLNMVLALFNLLPGLPLDGGLIVKALVWQASGSRRRGIEVANGCGRFLSYLAMGLGTVLLLRGGGVGGAWLILLGWFGLGAVRNQQQLLLLQNALNTVQVKEASRRRFRVLEADQTLRDVSRMRLGEPSPVGAADWLLVCERGRWRGVIDDAALQEIPVQRWDSDRVADHLQPLSSLPSIPESAPLWQAVQLLETDQTSRLLVLSPAGLPSGTLERPDLGEAVLQKLGLKLPAPLLEAARRQNIYPLGLALPQVVRSMVASGETASAADPGR; from the coding sequence GTGGGTGAGGGTTGGCAGCTGATGAAGATCCGCGGCATCCCACTGCGGATCCATCCCAGCTGGTTCGTCATCCTCCTGGTGGCCACCGCAGCGTTCCAGCAGCACTACTCCAGTGCCCTGAAGGGCGGGGCGATCGGCGAGGCCGGCATCTGGGCCCTCGGCCTGGGAACGGCGGTGCTGCTGTTCGTGTCGGTGCTGCTGCACGAGCTGGGCCATTCGCTGGTGGCCATCAGCCAGGGCGTGAAGGTGCGCAGCATCACCCTGTTCCTGCTCGGCGGTGTGGCGAGCGTGGAGCGGGAATGCAGCACCGCCATCGGGGCCCTGCTGGTGGCCGCCGCCGGGCCGGCGGTGAGTCTTGGGCTGGGCATCTCCCTGCTGGCCAGCACCCATGCGGCCAGCCACCTGGCCCCATGGCTGGGGGCGATGGTGGCCGAGCTCGGCACCCTCAACATGGTGCTCGCCCTGTTCAACCTCCTGCCGGGCCTGCCCCTGGATGGGGGCCTGATCGTGAAGGCACTGGTGTGGCAGGCCAGCGGCAGCCGCCGCCGGGGCATCGAAGTGGCCAATGGCTGCGGCCGCTTCCTGTCCTACCTGGCCATGGGGCTGGGCACCGTGCTGCTGCTTCGCGGCGGGGGCGTGGGGGGGGCCTGGCTGATCCTGCTGGGCTGGTTCGGTCTTGGAGCCGTGCGCAACCAGCAGCAGTTGCTGCTGCTCCAGAACGCTCTCAACACCGTTCAGGTGAAGGAGGCCTCCCGCCGCCGTTTCCGGGTGCTGGAGGCCGACCAGACCCTCAGGGACGTGAGCCGCATGCGGCTGGGGGAACCCAGCCCCGTGGGGGCGGCCGACTGGTTGCTGGTGTGCGAACGGGGCCGCTGGCGGGGCGTGATCGACGATGCCGCCCTGCAGGAGATCCCGGTGCAGCGCTGGGACAGCGACCGTGTGGCCGACCACCTCCAACCCCTCTCCAGCCTGCCCTCGATCCCCGAATCCGCCCCGCTGTGGCAGGCGGTTCAACTGCTGGAGACCGACCAGACCAGCCGGCTGCTGGTGCTGAGCCCTGCCGGCCTGCCGAGCGGCACCCTGGAACGACCGGACCTTGGCGAGGCCGTGCTCCAGAAACTCGGGCTCAAGCTGCCCGCCCCTCTGCTGGAGGCGGCACGGCGCCAGAACATCTACCCGCTGGGGCTGGCGCTGCCCCAGGTGGTGCGCAGCATGGTGGCGTCCGGCGAGACGGCGTCGGCTGCGGATCCGGGTCGCTGA
- a CDS encoding CRR6 family NdhI maturation factor: MQVGPAAIAALDLSPLAAWAALSPEQLLQHGGSLDLSFEWPRQPDDPRELSEIPEVRLWCLRADAAMPWLPLLIERSSGQLTRHVAMLLPHGFSRGEGIRFAPEALELWITHRLFLLDAWSRSRGLQCRQGLVQMAAVLGLEVDPAFWQPLDADT, encoded by the coding sequence GTGCAGGTCGGTCCTGCCGCCATCGCGGCCCTGGACCTCTCGCCCCTGGCGGCCTGGGCGGCCCTGTCGCCTGAGCAGCTGCTGCAGCACGGTGGCAGCCTCGATCTCAGCTTTGAGTGGCCCCGCCAGCCCGACGATCCGCGGGAGCTCTCCGAAATTCCCGAAGTGCGGCTCTGGTGCCTGCGGGCCGACGCGGCGATGCCCTGGCTGCCCCTGTTGATCGAGCGCAGCAGCGGTCAGCTCACCCGCCATGTGGCCATGCTGCTGCCCCACGGCTTCAGCCGCGGCGAGGGCATCCGCTTCGCGCCCGAGGCCCTGGAGCTGTGGATCACCCACCGCCTGTTTCTTCTCGATGCCTGGAGCCGCAGCCGCGGACTCCAGTGCCGGCAGGGGCTGGTGCAGATGGCTGCGGTTCTTGGGCTGGAAGTGGATCCGGCCTTCTGGCAACCGCTCGATGCAGACACCTAG
- the psaM gene encoding photosystem I reaction center subunit XII encodes MVSVLNQAEILIALVVAAHAGVLAVRLCFSLYKA; translated from the coding sequence ATGGTCTCCGTTCTCAACCAGGCCGAGATTCTGATCGCGCTCGTGGTGGCGGCCCACGCCGGGGTGCTGGCCGTGCGCCTCTGCTTCAGCCTCTACAAGGCCTGA